From Columba livia isolate bColLiv1 breed racing homer chromosome 7, bColLiv1.pat.W.v2, whole genome shotgun sequence, one genomic window encodes:
- the B3GALT1 gene encoding beta-1,3-galactosyltransferase 1, translated as MASKVSCLYVLTVVCWASALWYLSITRPTSSYTGHRQLSSISIARKNVSFGNIRTRPINPHSFDFLINEPNKCEKSVPFLVILISTTHKEFDARQAIRETWGDENNFKGIKIATLFLLGKNADPVLNQMVEQESQIFHDIIVEDFIDSYHNLTLKTLMGMRWVATFCSKAKYVMKTDSDIFVNMDNLIYKLLKPNTKPRRRYFTGYVINGGPIRDVRSKWYMPRDLYPDSNYPPFCSGTGYIFSADVAELIYKTSLHTRLLHLEDVYVGLCLRKLGIHPFQNSGFNHWKMAYSLCRYRRVITVHQITPEEMHRIWNDMSSKKHLRC; from the coding sequence ATGGCTTCAAAGGTCTCATGCTTATACGTTTTGACAGTAGTTTGTTGGGCAAGTGCTCTTTGGTACTTAAGTATAACTCGTCCTACTTCTTCTTACACTGGCCACAGACAGCTCAGTAGCATTTCCATAGccagaaaaaatgtttcctttggcAACATAAGAACTCGACCTATAAATCCACATTCCTTTGACTTTCTTATCAATGAACCCAACAAGTGTGAGAAGAGTGTCCCTTTCTTGGTCATTCTTATCAGCACAACTCACAAAGAGTTTGATGCAAGGCAAGCCATTCGAGAAACGTGGGGAGACGAAAACAATTTTAAAGGTATTAAAATCGCCACGCTGTTTCTCCTCGGAAAAAACGCAGATCCTGTGTTAAATCAAATGGTAGAGCAAGAAAGCCAAATTTTTCATGACATCATTGTGGAGGATTTTATCGACTCTTATCATAACCTCACTCTGAAAACGTTGATGGGGATGAGGTGGGTAGCAACATTTTGTTCAAAAGCGAAGTACGTTATGAAGACAGACAGtgatatttttgtaaatatggATAATCTTATTTATAAGCTGCTCAAGCCCAACACCAAGCCAAGGAGAAGGTACTTCACTGGTTATGTTATAAATGGAGGACCAATTCGAGATGTTCGCAGTAAGTGGTACATGCCACGGGATCTGTATCCCGACAGCAATTACCCGCCCTTCTGTTCAGGCACCGGCTACATTTTTTCAGCTGACGTAGCAGAACTGATTTACAAAACCTCCCTTCATACCAGACTTCTTCATCTTGAAGACGTGTACGTTGGACTCTGTCTTCGGAAGCTGGGCATTCACCCCTTCCAGAACAGTGGCTTCAATCACTGGAAAATGGCCTACAGCTTGTGCAGGTACCGCAGGGTGATCACAGTGCACCAGATAACACCAGAAGAAATGCACAGAATTTGGAATGACATGTCCAGCAAGAAACACCTTAGATGTTAA